The Metarhizium brunneum chromosome 5, complete sequence sequence CAAGATTCACGACTGCGGACAGTGTGACGAGGGCTACAAGTTCTCATATACGCAGAGCTTTTGTGACATTGGCTTCCAGTGCTGCAAGGGCGTATGCTGCCGCTAGGAGCAGCAGTAAAAAGGTTCGTGTTGTGACTTGGGTTTTCTTTCGTGGGTTTATGTACTGACGCTGAGGTTTAGACGATGCAGCTTGGCTGCTACTTCGGAGATGGACTGTGCCTGGCTTTGGGGGAGTCAATTTCCAGGATGGGGGTTGAGGAGAACTGGAGAGTTTTAAAATGattggatggatggatggttGGTTTATGGATGTCTCTCGGAAAGAAATATAGACTCGGACGACCGGTCCAGAGCCACGCTTGATGTACATAGCAAACAATCATCTGTTCAGTCAAAAACGGCGGCGTGCAAGTGACTAGTGAAGAGTGAATGAGGTGCAATCCGACTTGCAATGAACCAGGTAAGCAGAGGACTGCGAGTGTCAGACAAGGCCGGCTGACTCTCGGCCCATCGGCTGCCATCAACGGCATCTGGACCCGGAGCTCCCCGGGGCCGGAACCCACCAGGCCGAGGCAACGGCCAGTTGACGTCACTCGCGGGCTGCCATGCTGATGGAACCCGCGCGAGGTCATTGGCCCAAATCGTTGGTCCGTCGGCACGAATCGTCGCGGTGCCTAGGCATagcggccgccatggcgggGGAGGCTCCGGCGGCCCGGACAGACGGGAGGGGAAGGCAGGCAGCTTGCATCGCGCATCGCGTGCGGCCACGGGAAGATGCGCAGTATATACGATCTGTATATATTCACAGCTTGGTTTTCCCTCGCCCAGGACTGCGCATTTTTCGTCTAGAGCACATTTGCAGACTCACGCCTCGACGCACCACAGTATACCACGCACATGCAGTCACCAGCAGCTCGAGACTCACGTTCAACCGTCGGGCCATTTCACAACCCCACCATATCCGCATCCCGGGATGTAAGCTGCTTCGTAGTTGTGAGCACagcaaaaaaataaaaccgCAAATACACCAGCAGAAtgcatcctcatcctcccgAAACCTCCTCACCAGAGCCCGAGACCACGCAGCCAGGCCCATCTCGATTCCAATTGCGCCCTCGCTGCCAGCGCCCGCGCACACAGCCGCCCGCGCTGTCGCTCGCcttttcatcgtcatcgtcatcctcaccaccaccatccccatcgtcgtcgcccccctcgtcgccctccacaatggcctcgtcgtcctcgtcctctccCCCCTCCGACGAGGACGTCTACTTCTCCACCAACCCGCCGCCGCGCTCCCTCGAGGAACACACgcgcctcgccgcctccttcaTCAACACGCACGCCCTCGCCTCCCGCCGCGTGGTGCTCATCACGTCGGGCGGCACCACGGTGCCCCTCGAGAAGCAGACGGTCCGCTTCATCGACAACTTCTCGGCGGGCACCCGCGGGGCCACGTCGGCCGAGTActtcctcgaggccggctacgccgtcgtcttcctgCACCGCCAGTTCAGCCTGCTCCCCTACTCGCGCCACTTCTCCCACTCCAAGGACTGCTTCCTCGACTTCCTGAGCCCCGGGCCCACGGGCCAGGTCGAGTGGCGCGCCGGTcacgacgccgccaaggtGCGCGACGTGCTGGCCAAGTACCGCCGCGCCCGCGACGCCAACATGCTGCTCATGATCCCCTTCGTCACCATCGGCGACTACCTGCACGAGCTGCGCGCCCTGTCGCGCCTCATGCGGCCCCTCGGGCCCCGGGGCCTGCTGTacctggccgccgccgtgtccGACTTTTTCGTGCCGCCGGAGCGCATGGCCGAGCACAAGATCCAGTCCACCGACGCTGTCGTGGCCGCAGTCAGGGCCGAGGACACGGACGAGGAGTTTGACAACTTCGACGCCTCGCCGCGCGTCCCCCGCTCCAAGCGCCTCGTCATCGACCTCGACCCCGTGCCCAAGTTCCTCAAGAACCTCGTCGACGGATGGGCGCCCCAGGGCATGATCGTCTCGTACAAGCTCGAGACGGACCCGGCCCTCCTCGTCCGCAAGGCGCGCTACTCGCTCGACCGCTACCAGCACCacctcgtcatcggcaaCCTGCTGTCCACGCGCAAGTGGGAGGTGGTCTTTGTCAGCCCCGGCCGCGCCGACGCCTGGCTGCgcgtgccgccgccgccctcgtccaTGCCCGCCGGATGGGGGGACGCCGAGGGCCGGCCCCTGCGCGCCGACGAGCTGCCGCGCGAGGATCCCGACACCGAGATTGAGAAGCTGATTATTccggccgtggccgagctgcATGACGCGCATATCGGGAggtagatgatgacgatggtggtggtggtctCCGGGTACCGGGTATAAAagtgagaagaagaacaagtaATAAAGAGATACGAACGTGTTCGTCTGTACATTTGGCAAGGACAACGTGGGAGCCGCCAAAGAATCTAGCCGCACAAGTTCCGTAAAACGTCGAGTCGCAACAAAAGGCCCTACACTACGGCAAGTCACTGCTGACATGACAGTTTGCAGCTCCAGGTCCGGCATGGCTTGCGTTTCAATTCAGCACCTTGAGCTAGTATCCGTGCTGTATGGCATCATGGGCCACCTGCGTTGACGCAGATACCAGTTTCTCCAACAAcaattatataatttatattgAAATATAGCTAGTCATCACAATCTACTTTATTTGTGGGTATTTTTAGCCAGTTCCTACTGCCATACCCCGTCATGAATCATCAGATACTCCAGAGCCATGCCTTGTCAAAATCGGCTGGACCGAGACGCCGTCAATGCCGCTGAAATAcaccaaagaaaaaaatgtGTTTCTACTCTTTCAATGAACGCATCAAAACTCGAACCAAGTGAGTAGAGACCCGAGACCCGAGACCCGGGCTGTTAGCTCCAAACTCGATGCTTCCGAGTCGCCCAAACTCCCCACCGTCAACTTGTCCATCCAAGCTTAGTAGGCAGACAGCCAGTTCTTCATACCGAGATGAGTAGTCTTGGCTGCCATCAAACACATCGCAGAGCCGACGTAGATTGCACCCGTAAAGATGATCAGATTCTTGTAATCACCACCACTGGCACCTACAATGTTGCCGCCGATAGGGATACCAATCAGACATGCAAACGACACAACCGTATACGTCGTGGCGTAGTATCGCCCGTATTGCTGAGTCTTGCACATTCTTCCAATACACACGGGCGCAATGGAAATGCTTGTCCCGCTGCCGAAACCAAACAGGATTGAAAAGACAATGATGCCAGCGGCGGTGTGTCCCAGCGGCAACCACACACACAAGCACGCAACCAGCGAGAGAACCGCCGAGAACAGACATACATTGAATGGCCCCACGACGTCTGCGTAATATCCTGGCAGAGCCCGCCCGACGACCGATCCCGCGTTCATGATGGGCAACAGGTGGAAGGCAAACTTCTCGCTGAAGCCCTTGTGTTGCGCATACGTAGAGATGTATGCGAGGGGGATGAAGAGTGAAAATTCGAGCAAGAAGATGCCGATTGCAGTCAGGGTGTAGGGGACCTGCTTGAAGATGCGAAAGTCTGGGTGCGCCGTGGCGTCGGGTGCGGGAGGAAGACGAGATCGGACGAGCACAATGCCAatgacgccgccgacgagacAAATGAGAGCAAGGACGCGCGTGGCCCAGCCGTAGCCAATCTGGTCAAAGAGCGAGGTGAGCATGAGTGGGAAAAtgatgccgccgatgccCCCGGCCGTAGATGCCATGCCGGTAGCGAAACCTCTTCGTCTCCGGAACCAATGCCCAACCGCAGCAATGCATGGCGTAAAGAGTAGCGATGTTCCAACCCCGCATAGGACTCCGAAAGATAGGATGAATTGCCACAGTTCTGTTGCCCTTGTGTTAGTCAATCCCAAAGTCTTTGAAATAGCAAAACAAAGGATCGGCATCAATGAAGCATTCTTCAGTCCCCAAGCACATGGGCCCTCAACCTACCTTTGCAGAAACTCATGCATACAACCCCAGTCACAGTTGTGATGCAACCAGCAATGACCAACCACCGCGGGCCATACTTGTCAAACACGGGGCCAATATAGACACCGCAGAAAAAGGCAAGAAAGGTGTAGAGGGAGAAGATCCAGCCGACAGTGCCCTCGCTATGGCCCTTCAACTGGTGGCTGAGTGTGTAAGCTTGGAAGATAGCAATGGTATTCATCAAGCCCAtcgccgacatcaa is a genomic window containing:
- the CAB2 gene encoding Phosphopantothenate--cysteine ligase CAB2, which gives rise to MASSSSSSPPSDEDVYFSTNPPPRSLEEHTRLAASFINTHALASRRVVLITSGGTTVPLEKQTVRFIDNFSAGTRGATSAEYFLEAGYAVVFLHRQFSLLPYSRHFSHSKDCFLDFLSPGPTGQVEWRAGHDAAKVRDVLAKYRRARDANMLLMIPFVTIGDYLHELRALSRLMRPLGPRGLLYLAAAVSDFFVPPERMAEHKIQSTDAVVAAVRAEDTDEEFDNFDASPRVPRSKRLVIDLDPVPKFLKNLVDGWAPQGMIVSYKLETDPALLVRKARYSLDRYQHHLVIGNLLSTRKWEVVFVSPGRADAWLRVPPPPSSMPAGWGDAEGRPLRADELPREDPDTEIEKLIIPAVAELHDAHIGR